GAGAGCATTAGTATGTCAATATTATGGTAAATAGCAGCAAAAATTCCTGTAATTGCTATGGGTAGTGATTCCTTTAGCAAGTATTTCCACAATTTAAAATCAATATTATAAGAAGGCCTCACAAATTTTTTAGAAAAATGGTAGTCTAGAGCTGTTTTTAGTACTTCTGCAGCTAGCATGATGGTGACTATTGTTAGAAGGCTGCCTTCATTGAAAATAACTGCAAAAATTAGTATTGCAGAGAAGAGCCTATATGCAATTTTCGAATATAGGTTGTATTTCATCTCTAGGTTAGCTCTAAATATTGAAGTATATATCCCACTATAGGATATGAAAAAAATGGAAAATGCTATTATGTAAATAAATAATGTAGTGTCCTCAGGATACTGCATCAGTGATATTACTGAAATTGCAAGTATAAAAGATATTATTGAGAGAATTAAGTTAAAAATTAGGGCATTTCCTATAAATTCTCTTGTTCTAGATTTATTTTGTGAGATCTCCCGTATCAACACAGTTTGCAGTCCAAAGTCTGTTATTACAACAAAAAATGAAAGATAAGCAAACAAAAAGCTAAATTTTCCAAAATCCACAACACCAAGATATCTTGCAAGATATATGGTTACGACTAAAGAAATCAATCTGAATAAAATATTTCCTGCAACTATGATTGCAGTGTTTTTAGCTATTTTAGAAATTAGGCTAGCCATTTTTCTTCTACTCTTTTTAAAATCAACATTAGCTATTATATTTGTAGGTACGTATTACCTTGATACCTATATAGAACCTTTACTTTGTTTTAATATTTTGTATTACAATTTTTGGTACTTACGTTCCACGCAGTTATAAAATCCAGAATCTAAAGACAAATTTCTGTCATTTCTGCATACTAATTTTATTTTCTAAATAGAATGATCTGCCCACTATGTATGTTCACAAAAGAAAAAAATATGGCCATATATATTTTATCTATCTACATATTATCTCTAGACATGAGCTTATTTTGCCTATAATATTCACTCAAAGCTCATGATGGGGTAAAATATGTTAAAATTCAGAGTGCTTGCCTTAGTAACGCTTTTGTTGATCACAATGAACATTGCAGGCGCAACAGTACAATATAATCCATCTTTAAATATAATTTCTATAGGCAATACGACTGAAATCAACAATATGACCAGTTTGTATTCTTCTCTTGTGGATAGTTATGGGGAACAGTACGTTCAAGAAAATATTGTGAAACAAGTTTCACCAAAAGTATGGTGGGTAAACGGAAAAATATCTGTTCCTAATTCTGGCAATTTCTGGATTAACAATACGGATGCCCAAGAAATAAGAATATGTAACGGATATAGGGATTGGTCGTTTGAAGGTTATATTACATTAAATAACGTGACCATATATTCGTGGAATCGAGACGCCGATGAGCTGAATAATTTTGGTGATGGTTCGATTTCTGTATTCTACAATGAAGCTCATGATGTTGAATTTCATGGTTTTAAATCAATTTACTTTGGCTACTATTATGGAGAACAAATTAAGGACTTAAGCTTTTCTAATTTGGCCTTAGCTCACACAACTTATGGTCTTTCATTTCAAAATGCTGAAAACATATCAGTGAATAATGTAATTATTAGAGATGGTTCTCCTACTTTTGGAAATGGAATAACCAATTCAATGGTCAACAATTCGACACTATCAAATATTTTTGTCTATAATGTTAGTGATCACACAAATCCTGCCTCTGGAGCATACGGAATCCAATTAAGTGGTTCCAATAATATCATTCATGATGCATATATAGACGGGACTGCTTGGAGTGGGACTAATTTTGGTGGAATTGACTGGATGGGAAGCACCAATTTAACTGTTTACAATGTGACAGTTAATAATTCAGGTCATAATGGTTTCGAAGTGGAAATGAGCCAATCGTCTTTTAAGAATATAACTGTTGCAAACAGTGATAAGCATAATTTTTTCCAAGTTGGAAGAATTGAAACAGGTAAAATGGTTGGCTCCAATACCTATGAAAATCTGGATAGCCACAATCCATCTTCTTATGGAATTCTTTTTGGGGAAGGTTCTTTTGATTCGATGCTGAAAAATTCATTATTTGAAGGAAACGGTGTATACATATTTGATTCCAAAAATATCACATCTATAAATGTAACACAAGTAGGTCAAAAAAATGTAGGTGGGATAGGCTACTATTCTACCATTGTTTCTTCGACATTTGATTATTGTGAAAACAACGCTATTGTAGATTCTTCCTTCTGTAACAATTCAGATAAAGATTTTTGGATACATTATGGTCAGAATACAATAATGATAAATGGAAATTATTCGACGCTCCGTTTGACAAATGATGCCTTCACAAATTATTATTATTTTGATCTTTTATTAGAAAATACCAATTTCTTAGCAGAAAATGCATATTTAAACATTGAACCGGATACTTCTTCGATAAGCGCTGTCAATGGCCTTGGAATTAATAGTAGCTTGTTTTCTATCGATGGATCTCAGCAGACTGCGCTACCAAATAATGATCGCTCCAACTCTCCAGCTATTGCCGAGTACTATGAGAATTCGGATGGCACATTTGAGCGCTTTTCTCATACTGCCACAATCACAACCACAGATAACCGCGTTGTAACTCTCTCTGGAATAACCCCCGACCCATCATGGTACCGTGAAGATCCAAACATTCCAACATACACAATCACAGCAATAATTCCAGATGAATCCAATGGACCACATATAACCGGATTCGCACCAAGTGAAACCAATCCTTTTACTCCAGAAGAAAGCAAAATCTTCAGGGTATGGACCGATGAAACACTTACAGACATGAAATGGTATGTTGACGGTTCCCTTGTTTCACAGGGTTCAATGGATTACACCTGGACAATCGTGGAGGGTACCCATAGTATCGAATTCCTGGGTTCAAATTCAAATGGAAGCGTCTACAAGATCTGGACTGTTGGTGGTGAATCTGCCCCGGAGTCTTCAAATGATGCCCCAACCTTAACAACAATAGGTTCCAAATCCACCACCGCCACAGAACCCCTCACTTTCACCCTCACAGCCACAGATCCAGAGGATGATCCACTTACCTTCTCCGCCACAAACCTCCCAGAAGGTGCAACTCTTGATCCATCCACAGGTGAATTCTCATGGGCTCCATCAATAGGTCAGGAAGGTACATACTACGTGACTTTCAGGGTAAATGACGGTTCCCTCATGGACAGTGAAACTGTGGCCATAACTGTAAACGAACTCAACGTAGCACCTGTAATCGACTCTTTCAATCCGGAAGATTCACAGTTCTTTGAAGAGACAAATACTATTACAATAAATGTTTCCGCACATGATGACAACGAAGATGAGTTAAGCTATACTATCTCCATAGATAACGTTGTCCGCAGCACTTCTTCCGAATACAACTGGAAGACGGATTACAAGTCTGCCGGCATTCATACCATTAACGTTACTGTATCAGATGGTGTAAACACTGTTTCCGAAAGCCACCAGATAAACATAATCGACGTACATCCACGCTGGGACGTTGACAAAGACGGAACCGTGGACGATGAGGACATTGCCGCAATCTCCGAGAAATTCGGTACAAAAACAAATAAACCACACCCACGCTGGGACATCAACCAGGATGGCGTCATAAACATTCAGGATTTAACCCTCGCAGGCTCCAATTATGGTGAAACAGTTGAAGGGTAATTGACACAGTCTTTACAACTGTGTATTTCTTTAACTTTTTTCTTTTTAACTTACGAATTATTGTAACCTAAACATTTCCTGAATTCTAATATCGATTCTCTTCTCCCCTCGAAGGATTCATATAACTTGCATGGTTGCATATATCATTCTTGATAAATGGCGGATGCACTCCATGAAAAACAATTCTGAATATCCCGTATGTAAACAGAGGCCGGAAATACTCGCACCTGCAGGTGATATGACTGCCTTGATTGGTGCAATCAAAGGAGGAGCTGATGCAGTCTACCTCGGGGTTGGGGAATTCAATGCCCGTCAGGGTGCTTCCAACTTTAGCGAAAAGCAGCTTGAAGATGCAATCGAACTGGCTCACTCATATGGATTATCAATTTACCTGGCGCTGAACATTCCTATCAAACAAAATGAACTTCAGGAAGCACTGGATCTCGTTGATGATGCGTACGCAATGGGTATTGATGCGATAATAATGCGAGATATTGGCCTAATATCTCATGTTCACACTCTTTATCCAGATCTACCTATCCACGCAAGTACCCAAATGACTGTCCATAACACAGCTGGCGTCAAATCCCTTGAAGAGTTAGGTGTTAAGAGGGCAATTGTTGCAAGGGAACTCAACACGTCCGAATTGGATGCCATTGTTCATAATTCCAATATTGGGATTGAAATCTTTGTTCATGGTGCACTCTGCTATTCCTATTCCGGCCAATGCCTCTTCAGCAGTTTTACAACAGGACGTAGT
The window above is part of the Methanohalophilus levihalophilus genome. Proteins encoded here:
- a CDS encoding putative Ig domain-containing protein, producing MLKFRVLALVTLLLITMNIAGATVQYNPSLNIISIGNTTEINNMTSLYSSLVDSYGEQYVQENIVKQVSPKVWWVNGKISVPNSGNFWINNTDAQEIRICNGYRDWSFEGYITLNNVTIYSWNRDADELNNFGDGSISVFYNEAHDVEFHGFKSIYFGYYYGEQIKDLSFSNLALAHTTYGLSFQNAENISVNNVIIRDGSPTFGNGITNSMVNNSTLSNIFVYNVSDHTNPASGAYGIQLSGSNNIIHDAYIDGTAWSGTNFGGIDWMGSTNLTVYNVTVNNSGHNGFEVEMSQSSFKNITVANSDKHNFFQVGRIETGKMVGSNTYENLDSHNPSSYGILFGEGSFDSMLKNSLFEGNGVYIFDSKNITSINVTQVGQKNVGGIGYYSTIVSSTFDYCENNAIVDSSFCNNSDKDFWIHYGQNTIMINGNYSTLRLTNDAFTNYYYFDLLLENTNFLAENAYLNIEPDTSSISAVNGLGINSSLFSIDGSQQTALPNNDRSNSPAIAEYYENSDGTFERFSHTATITTTDNRVVTLSGITPDPSWYREDPNIPTYTITAIIPDESNGPHITGFAPSETNPFTPEESKIFRVWTDETLTDMKWYVDGSLVSQGSMDYTWTIVEGTHSIEFLGSNSNGSVYKIWTVGGESAPESSNDAPTLTTIGSKSTTATEPLTFTLTATDPEDDPLTFSATNLPEGATLDPSTGEFSWAPSIGQEGTYYVTFRVNDGSLMDSETVAITVNELNVAPVIDSFNPEDSQFFEETNTITINVSAHDDNEDELSYTISIDNVVRSTSSEYNWKTDYKSAGIHTINVTVSDGVNTVSESHQINIIDVHPRWDVDKDGTVDDEDIAAISEKFGTKTNKPHPRWDINQDGVINIQDLTLAGSNYGETVEG